The Diadema setosum chromosome 8, eeDiaSeto1, whole genome shotgun sequence genome includes the window cgcgcaaagcacataaaaatggattggctttgaatgtagattaggatggtgtgggaaaacgcgataattcactgttcattaatggttttaatcaaggacaaaatttcgaatgaatattttcaccgaatcgtaatgacagcacaatgtaatgtctatggaagtttctaaaaggcttctaaaaagcttcgtacaacacggtgttcaatacaactcggtttgcgtgcattgtcaatgcaaaatcagcggtcgatcctaaaaacgcgatttaccgcggggagctgaaacgaggccacgcaagttcgtcggcgatatttttgcactgaaacttcgaatggaaaagggaacaacggcatttgaaagagctggattttctcaatcacgtaggtcaagttttttacgtgaatttcagtgttgaatattcttatcaagcaaataaacattaggcggtcgattagtagtaggtccaaccctacatggtttcgcatagcgtaacagtgtctggtcgggctaagtCATTATAAGCAATGGCCAGTGCAATAACCATGATCACAGTAACATCTATTCCAACGTTAAAACATTATAATGGTGGTCTATAACTGTTGCGTTTAATAGATCGTAAACTAGCACACAGACTGGACGTGTGTGTGATGAAAATTCGCACCGTGTGAATGTGACAATCTATGTCAGATATGAGATGCTCAGAAGATGGATGAGAAGTGAATAGAGGTAGGGGGCCTCATTATAGCATCTCACCCCATCCAGCAAAGGCCTCGTGACTGAGCTCTCTGAGGCTTCGTGAGCATGACCAGGCCCCAGGGTGCTTATTCAACTTAATTGCCATAAGTAAACATTTGTAGGACTCTAGTCTCtacagttgatttttttttttgttgttgttggggggatggggtgggggctCCTGATCACTTAAAAGATTTGTTGCATATATACTAATATTAGATGGAGCTAACTTCAGTTTAAGATTGTGCAGGCAGTGTATGCTGCAATTGCTCGTTATTTAAAAGAGCGAGTTGTTTTGAGTGACGACCTGAAAGTGGACATCGGCATCCACGCATTGCGATGACTGATTTGGTTCAAATTTATGTGAGTGAATAGAAATAAGCTAGTTAAAAATATCCTGTGATATCGGTACGATttaaatttccataattcaaGATCAATATGTACATGGATACAAAAGTACATTAGCACTCAAGAACATAGTGCTCACTGTTCTATTCTGAACAGCTTGACGTCACCAGTGTTAACTCACAGCTTCTAGTCCTTGTAAGGTATaactttcacaaaatataattCTTCACCATGCTCAAATTGGCTCTAAAGTaatgaaaggaaaaactgaaatcatacaaacaaaggaattttgacatttcacatgTCACTCCACTGATATTAGTCGGAACCACATGTGTAAGCTACTTTATGAAGAGGTAGATGGTGACATATCACATAACCCCACAAGAGTCTCACTGGTGtaaattttcctctttttttgtccccgccgaacgagttcgagcaggggactatgaaacaggctccgtacgtgtgtgtgtccgtccgtccgtgcgtccgtccgtgcgtccctccgtgcgtccgtgtgtgcgtccgtgtgtgatcaaaatgttcaatttgctacttctctgtcatttatgagccaattttgattctgtttgctttatatgatagcactacatgggagctttaaaacttgtacacagaatttcagttgtgacctttgaccttgacctttgacctatattgtacattttgctacaaaatgctactccttcgccatttccaacccgatttcaattccgtttgctttatgtgatggcactaggtgagggcttcaaaacttctacacagaattttaacctttgacttctttgacctttgaccttgatttttgaccttttattgtacattttgctacaaaatgctactccttcgccatttctaacccgatttcgattccatttgctttatgtgatggcactagttgagggcttcaaaacttctacacagaattttgacctttgacttctttgacctttgaccttgatttttgacctatattgtgcattttgctacaaaatgctactccttcgccacttctaacccgatttcgattccgtttgctttatgtgatagcactaggtgagggcttcaaaactgctacacagaattttgacctttgtcttctttgacctttgaccttgatttttgacctatattgtacattggctacaaaatgctactccgccatttctaacccaatttcgattccatttgctttatgtgatggcactaggtgagggcttcaaaacttctacacagaattttgacctttgacttctttgacctttgaccttgattttttacctatattgcacattttgttacaaaatgctacttccggcggggacatatattatgcactgcgtaatttctacttttccttgtttttttacaaacaaaacgtgacataaaaaacaaaagtctAGGTTCCTTTGCCTAAGATTTTTGTCATGTTGCTATAACCTGGTAATGGTAATATTAAACTGTCAGGAGGAAAAGGGTTGGCTGTATCCATGGGCAtaattttcatgacatttttgtgCACAAATCAATGAAAAAGTTGTGCATTGATGGCATCATCACCTTGGCTAAGTACCGGTATGCAATGGTAGAACTACTCTGCAACCAATatcactatttaaaaaaaaaaaaaaaagaaacagcatgtgaaatttgtaattttgaaTACTTCAGCCATTTTATCCCATCTCATTTATTCTACTAATCAAAGTAAACTTGAATGATGAATTAAAACAAGAAttgttgtttgctttctttcagACTGACCAAATCAAACCGTGGCTTTCCAGAAaggcattttctttcttcaacaaGCTGAGGACATCGTGTGTGGCTGGATGGACCACTGACACAGGCTGGTAGGGTCTTGTCAAGAAGCAAGAAACGAAAGACGCGCCTAACCACATCCAAGTCAAGCCTTGACCCGCCACGGCATTGTGCACCGGTCAAATGAAAAGCATTTTGATGGAATGCTTTGTAAGTTGAGCTGGATGACTACCTCAAACTTCCAATTTAATGATGATCTGTTCACACGTTACACAGAGTAAAGAAATGGCATGGTGCATATGATGTGGATCATTGAAGTGATGAACTATGGCCAAGCAACAGCAAATCAATCTGCAAGTCCTACTGCTCGTGACAGGGGCCCTTTTCACAGCCCTCTCTGCTGCCAGGGCTTGCTATGTACCATTTCTGGCCATCTACCTGCGACAGCTAGGTTTGAGGGCTAGCCAGACGGGGATCATCCTTGGCTGCAAGAGTGTTCTGGTAGCGGCGACTGCATCCTGTCTAGGGAGATGGCTGATGAGATTCAAGTCTGCAAGGATCTTTCTGCTCCTGGCCATTCTCTTCTACCTCACAGGAGTATTGAGTCTCTCAATAGTACCTCCTGTCAGTAAAGGTGCGTCGGCTCGCTTCTGTGTTGGCTTCAAGCAGAGCACAGTTGGCTCTAATTCTTCACAGCCAGATGTCATGTCAAGTAATGTCACAAAGGCAATTGAGCTCATTGATCACACAAAGTTGGCTAGCACAGAGTCAACCCCTGCTCAAGCACCATTAACAAGTAATCCCATGAGTCATCTCATCACAACAGCAAGTCCTGATCTGGTGTCTTTTACCAAGTCTCATAGTTTGAGAGTGATGAGCACAACACATGTAATGCCCTCAAGTCTGCctcttgaaaatgatttattacAGTCCATGTCAACTACTCCTGAAAGGGCACAACCACAACCAGCTAGTAAAGTTGCCAGTAGGCCTAAAACAGAATCTTTCTTTGACAGTCATGCCAAGCCTATATCTGATACCTCATACAGTGTTCCTCTCAACCAAAATCTGTACCCTACTTCTGGCACCCCTGTCAGAAATCAGTATTGGCCCAACAGCAATCGACAGTACTCTAGCAGGCACAATGAGCCATTTGTGTCCAACAAGCGCTATCGAAATAAACAAGGTCACAGTGTCTCAGGTGATGGACGATATCAGAGCTCTTATCAACGACACCCAGATTGGAAGTGGGAGAGCCAATCAGACAAAGAGTATGACAGGTACCACTCATGGAACTCAGAGATGGACAAGGACACTATAGATCCAAGGAAAGACATAATCAGTGATGGTTACAGTGAAGATGTCTTGGACTGGTTGCTTGGGAGAGACAGCAAGCACCCTCATATGACTGGCCatgaatacagaaataaaagGCACAGGAGAAGCATCCTCCAGACCAGCCAGCCAGGTGCTAATGACACTGCTGGAGAGGATGCTGTGTTTCCAACAGGTAGTCCAGAGGTTCACACCAAACCCAGTGACAAAGTATCAGGTTCAACACATTCCACCACATTCTGGATAGCATTGTTCCTAGTTGGAGTGACAGAGCTATTTGCAGGACCCATAGAGCACATGTGTGACACTGCACTGTATCACCAGCTGGATAACATTGATGAGTTGGACAAATACAAAAGACCAACAATCCTTGCCACACCCATCTTTGCCATCGTGGGGCTCATTTCAGCAGCCATTGTGGACAGCACAGCATGCTACTTGTGGGGTGAAACCAACCATATGGTTATTCATTTCTACGCCAGTGCAGCTTGTATTGGTGTGGTGTTCCTGGCTGGGCTAGCAGTTCCCCTCAGCTTCAAGACAAAGTCTCAGCAGGAAGGCAAGTGTTTAAAAAGCTTCAAGCTCCTCTACAATGACAGCCACACCGCAGTCATGAGCAGCACCCTGGTTGTGACTGCCTTGGTATCATCCTGCAGCGACATCTTCCTCTTCTGGCTGATGCAAGATTT containing:
- the LOC140232011 gene encoding uncharacterized protein — encoded protein: MAKQQQINLQVLLLVTGALFTALSAARACYVPFLAIYLRQLGLRASQTGIILGCKSVLVAATASCLGRWLMRFKSARIFLLLAILFYLTGVLSLSIVPPVSKGASARFCVGFKQSTVGSNSSQPDVMSSNVTKAIELIDHTKLASTESTPAQAPLTSNPMSHLITTASPDLVSFTKSHSLRVMSTTHVMPSSLPLENDLLQSMSTTPERAQPQPASKVASRPKTESFFDSHAKPISDTSYSVPLNQNLYPTSGTPVRNQYWPNSNRQYSSRHNEPFVSNKRYRNKQGHSVSGDGRYQSSYQRHPDWKWESQSDKEYDRYHSWNSEMDKDTIDPRKDIISDGYSEDVLDWLLGRDSKHPHMTGHEYRNKRHRRSILQTSQPGANDTAGEDAVFPTGSPEVHTKPSDKVSGSTHSTTFWIALFLVGVTELFAGPIEHMCDTALYHQLDNIDELDKYKRPTILATPIFAIVGLISAAIVDSTACYLWGETNHMVIHFYASAACIGVVFLAGLAVPLSFKTKSQQEGKCLKSFKLLYNDSHTAVMSSTLVVTALVSSCSDIFLFWLMQDLQSLETTMGLTIAIAYFTELPMSVVFTPWLVQKLGNVWLLALGTACLGVQQLYYSVLWAPWAAVPIQILHSLSRAAIRGCILAYLNEASPPGMGKMVQGTLLALEQGVGVALGGIMWGFLYGALEVKMLFVVVAVVAMTWTVLLIICACRLPVKKRFMYSKLLQSDMEMEMKGGVFGSDSEDNEEQEWLHDAIRDAEEE